One Myotis daubentonii chromosome 12, mMyoDau2.1, whole genome shotgun sequence genomic region harbors:
- the CDC42EP3 gene encoding cdc42 effector protein 3, translating into MPAKTPIYLKAANNKKGKKFKLRDILSPDMISPPLGDFRHTIHIGKEGQHDVFGDISFLQGNYELLPGNQEKAPLGPFPGHSEFFRANSTSDSMFTETPSPVLKNAISLPTIGGSQALMLPLLSPVTFNSKQESFGPAKLPRLHCEPVAEEKAPEKSRLLENGTAHQGDVSWGSSGSASVSQSSQGRDSHSSSLSEQYPDWPAEDMFDHPAPSQLVKEKTKSEESLSDLTGSLLSLQLDLGPSFLDEVLNVMDKNK; encoded by the coding sequence ATGCCAGCCAAGACCCCCATTTACCTGAAGGCGGCCAAcaacaagaaaggaaagaaatttaaACTGAGGGACATTCTGTCTCCTGATATGATCAGCCCTCCCCTCGGAGACTTTCGCCACACCATTCACATCGGCAAGGAGGGCCAGCACGACGTCTTCGGAGATATTTCCTTTCTCCAAGGGAACTACGAGCTTTTGCCTGGAAACCAGGAGAAAGCGCCCCTGGGCCCGTTCCCGGGGCACAGCGAGTTCTTCCGGGCCAACAGCACCTCCGACTCCATGTTCACAGAAACGCCCTCCCCTGTGCTCAAGAACGCCATCTCCCTCCCGACCATCGGAGGGTCCCAAGCGCTCATGTTGCCCCTGCTGTCCCCGGTGACATTTAATTCCAAACAGGAGTCCTTCGGGCCGGCCAAGCTGCCCAGGCTCCACTGCGAGCCCGTGGCGGAGGAAAAGGCCCCGGAGAAAAGCCGTCTGTTGGAGAACGGGACGGCCCACCAGGGGGATGTCTCCTGGGGCTCCAGCGGGTCCGCGTCCGTCTCGCAgtccagccagggcagggacaGCCACTCCTCCAGCCTCTCCGAACAGTACCCCGACTGGCCGGCCGAGGACATGTTTGACCATCCCGCCCCGAGCCAGCTGGTCAAGGAAAAGACTAAGTCAGAGGAGTCCCTCTCGGATCTcacgggctccctcctctccctgcagctcGATCTCGGGCCCTCGTTTTTGGATGAGGTGCTAAATGTCATGGACAAAAATAAGTAG